A single genomic interval of Candidatus Sulfotelmatobacter sp. harbors:
- a CDS encoding M48 family metallopeptidase, giving the protein MPDDSNPVQTDSPEARGYNRIRRWLGIADFVVGFAFLVLLLVTGWSGWLRDRAFRLGFQNYSLSLFMYLVLLLAIGKALGIGLDYYGFSLERRFKLSTQKFRAWLWDEGKGFLVGLVLGAIVVEILYFTIRQWPQHWWVLAWALFMGLFIVMAQLAPVVLFPIFYKFEPLDDEDLRRRLVVLSERAGTRVRGVYRWKLSEKSKKANAALTGLGATRRIILADTLLDNYSPEEIEAVLAHELGHHVHRHILKSMFVQAAITLFGFWAANWVLHYAVDHHVFQLDEMSDFANLPLLALVSVVLSFVLMPALNAYSRFNERQADRYAFESIASVAPFISSMNKLAEQNLAERTPSRFVEWFFHSHPAISRRLAAAQAWGRKQALNTPV; this is encoded by the coding sequence ATGCCAGACGATTCAAATCCGGTGCAGACCGATTCGCCTGAAGCTCGTGGCTATAACCGCATTCGGCGGTGGCTGGGCATTGCGGATTTCGTGGTTGGTTTTGCGTTCCTGGTTCTTCTTCTAGTTACAGGATGGTCCGGCTGGCTGCGGGATCGGGCGTTCCGCCTGGGATTTCAAAATTATTCCCTGTCGCTTTTCATGTATCTGGTGTTGCTGCTGGCGATCGGCAAGGCGTTGGGGATTGGGCTCGACTATTACGGGTTTTCGCTGGAACGCAGGTTCAAGCTGTCGACGCAGAAGTTTCGCGCGTGGCTTTGGGATGAGGGGAAAGGTTTTCTGGTGGGATTAGTTTTGGGCGCCATCGTGGTCGAAATCTTGTATTTTACGATCCGGCAGTGGCCGCAGCATTGGTGGGTGCTGGCCTGGGCGCTTTTCATGGGCCTGTTTATTGTTATGGCGCAACTGGCGCCGGTGGTGCTGTTTCCGATTTTTTATAAGTTCGAGCCGCTCGACGACGAGGATCTGCGGCGGCGCTTGGTCGTGCTCAGCGAGCGCGCGGGCACGCGGGTGCGCGGCGTGTATCGCTGGAAGCTATCGGAAAAGAGCAAGAAGGCAAATGCGGCGCTTACGGGATTGGGTGCCACCCGGCGCATCATTCTGGCCGATACTCTGCTCGACAACTATTCTCCCGAAGAAATTGAAGCCGTGCTGGCGCACGAGCTGGGGCACCATGTGCATCGCCACATTTTGAAGAGTATGTTCGTGCAGGCGGCGATCACTCTCTTCGGCTTCTGGGCGGCGAACTGGGTGCTGCACTATGCGGTCGACCACCACGTGTTCCAGCTCGACGAGATGTCGGATTTCGCCAACTTGCCGCTGCTGGCGCTGGTTTCGGTGGTGCTGTCTTTTGTGTTGATGCCCGCGCTGAACGCGTATTCTCGTTTTAACGAGCGACAGGCGGACCGGTACGCGTTCGAGTCCATCGCCAGCGTGGCGCCTTTTATTTCTTCCATGAACAAACTGGCGGAACAGAATCTGGCGGAGCGGACCCCTTCGAGGTTTGTGGAGTGGTTCTTCCATTCGCATCCCGCAATCTCAAGGCGGCTCGCGGCGGCCCAGGCGTGGGGCCGGAAACAGGCGCTGAATACACCAGTCTGA